The following are encoded together in the Nocardia sp. XZ_19_385 genome:
- a CDS encoding ATP-binding protein → MPTDTTPTPSRLAHTLAAGRDRAFVGRRAELDWFAAALDGESEARPVHYLHGPGGIGKSTLLRVFAGLAQRAGRPVVEIDGRTVVPTPEGFLAAAGTALHQPGVVLLVDTFEKCQGLEGWLWERFLPQLPVGAVVAVAGRAEPDLLWTSDPGWVDLLRVTALRNLAPEEAAEFLHARHVPASVQQAVLEFTGGNPLALALAAVVAVKDGAPKGDWRPSQDTIATLLRQLIGNTPSSEHSRALEVCAHAYVTSESLLRAVFGVRAAELFAWLRVQPFIESTGAGLFPHDVVREALEADLKWRDPEGFAEMHHQMREVQLAQLRSVPESQLLQATGALIFLYRTDRQISEFNVWRDVGLVEDHPYVESQREQVLELVRRHEGAESAAIAAFWLDHQPQAFRAYLSTQTGELCAFSAWLEIADPVGLEVDPVVAAAWRYARANGPLRSGEYLALARFTIDGTAYQRPAAATTLAQWRATGEMVRGERLAWSFVVMRDDGYWDGHLGDINMLPIDSPPAVGAHRYALFAHDWRTQPPGPWLAEKSAAMLAGASMADGPVRGPAELVVLSRPEFDAAIRDALRTLRRPVALGDNPLNRSRLVKESGKSLTEVLADAAQALLTERGGEKLHRAVSVAYFKGAPTQEVAAELLGLPFSTYRRHLGTAVERMSELLWHHELNGQ, encoded by the coding sequence ATGCCCACAGACACCACGCCAACACCATCGAGGCTGGCGCATACCTTGGCCGCCGGGCGAGACCGGGCGTTCGTCGGCAGGCGCGCCGAACTCGACTGGTTCGCCGCGGCACTCGACGGGGAGTCCGAGGCCCGTCCCGTGCACTACTTGCACGGGCCGGGCGGCATCGGGAAGTCGACGTTGCTGCGGGTATTCGCCGGGCTGGCGCAGCGCGCCGGTCGTCCCGTGGTCGAAATCGACGGCCGGACAGTGGTTCCCACGCCAGAGGGGTTCCTGGCGGCGGCGGGGACCGCTTTGCACCAGCCCGGGGTCGTGCTGCTGGTCGACACCTTCGAAAAGTGCCAGGGGCTGGAAGGCTGGCTGTGGGAGCGGTTTCTGCCGCAGTTGCCGGTCGGGGCGGTGGTGGCGGTCGCCGGGCGGGCCGAGCCGGATCTGTTGTGGACGTCCGACCCCGGGTGGGTGGATCTGCTGCGGGTCACCGCGCTGCGGAATCTCGCACCGGAAGAGGCCGCGGAGTTTCTGCACGCCCGGCACGTGCCGGCCAGTGTGCAGCAGGCCGTGCTCGAATTCACCGGCGGCAATCCGCTGGCGCTGGCATTGGCGGCGGTGGTGGCGGTGAAAGATGGTGCGCCAAAGGGGGATTGGCGTCCGAGCCAAGACACGATCGCGACACTGTTGCGCCAATTGATCGGCAACACACCCAGTTCCGAGCACAGCCGGGCGCTCGAGGTGTGCGCACACGCCTATGTCACCTCGGAGTCGCTGCTGCGCGCGGTATTCGGCGTCCGGGCGGCCGAGTTGTTCGCGTGGCTGCGGGTGCAGCCGTTCATCGAATCCACCGGCGCGGGGCTGTTTCCGCATGACGTGGTGCGGGAGGCGCTGGAGGCCGATCTGAAGTGGCGGGACCCGGAGGGGTTCGCCGAGATGCATCACCAGATGCGGGAAGTGCAGCTGGCGCAACTGCGTTCGGTGCCGGAGTCACAGCTGCTGCAGGCGACCGGTGCGCTGATCTTCCTGTATCGCACCGACCGGCAGATCTCGGAATTCAATGTCTGGCGTGACGTGGGGCTCGTCGAAGATCATCCGTACGTCGAGTCGCAGCGCGAGCAGGTGCTGGAGCTGGTGCGCCGGCACGAAGGAGCGGAATCGGCCGCGATCGCGGCATTCTGGCTGGACCATCAGCCCCAGGCCTTCCGCGCCTACCTATCCACGCAGACCGGCGAGCTCTGCGCGTTCTCCGCCTGGCTCGAAATCGCCGACCCCGTTGGGCTGGAAGTGGATCCGGTAGTCGCGGCGGCGTGGCGGTACGCGCGGGCCAACGGGCCGTTGCGGTCGGGGGAGTACCTGGCCTTGGCTCGCTTCACCATCGATGGCACCGCCTATCAGCGGCCCGCGGCGGCCACCACCCTCGCTCAGTGGCGTGCCACCGGCGAGATGGTTCGTGGTGAACGGCTCGCTTGGTCGTTCGTCGTCATGCGTGACGACGGCTATTGGGACGGGCATCTCGGCGATATCAACATGCTGCCCATCGACTCTCCGCCCGCTGTCGGCGCCCATCGCTACGCGCTGTTCGCCCACGACTGGCGCACGCAACCACCCGGCCCGTGGCTGGCGGAGAAGTCCGCCGCCATGCTCGCAGGCGCCTCCATGGCCGATGGGCCGGTGCGCGGACCCGCGGAGCTGGTGGTGCTGTCTCGTCCCGAGTTCGACGCGGCCATCCGCGACGCACTGCGCACGCTGCGCAGACCCGTTGCGCTGGGCGACAATCCGCTCAATCGCAGTCGCCTGGTGAAAGAGAGCGGGAAGTCGCTGACCGAGGTGCTCGCGGACGCGGCGCAGGCACTGCTGACCGAGCGTGGTGGCGAGAAGTTGCATCGGGCGGTCAGTGTCGCCTATTTCAAGGGCGCGCCCACCCAGGAAGTGGCGGCGGAGCTGCTGGGATTGCCGTTCAGCACCTACCGCCGCCATCTCGGCACCGCCGTGGAGCGGATGAGTGAATTGCTCTGGCATCACGAATTGAACGGCCAGTGA
- a CDS encoding alpha/beta fold hydrolase, producing the protein MTVVFVHGVPETAALWDSLRNHLDGDSMALSLPGFASARPESFAATKDAYADWLAAELRRIPGPIDLVGHDWGALLTYRIVTKYDVPLRSWVADGAAIMHPDYRWHELAQTWQTSGAGEEFVRQATDIDTRMGSSILDLYRSATPNPYRDWGPDLKRSTAPGLVITPLQDPYDDYQPAAEVARQLAANHYLMPDAGHWWMVERPAAAAEALQDFWTSLFPGHGPQLSW; encoded by the coding sequence ATGACTGTCGTCTTCGTCCATGGCGTCCCGGAAACCGCCGCCCTGTGGGACAGCCTGCGCAACCACCTCGACGGCGACAGCATGGCACTGTCGCTGCCCGGCTTCGCGAGCGCCAGACCGGAATCGTTCGCCGCCACCAAGGATGCGTACGCGGACTGGCTGGCCGCCGAACTGCGCCGAATTCCCGGCCCCATCGACCTGGTCGGCCACGACTGGGGCGCCCTGCTGACCTACCGCATCGTCACGAAATACGATGTCCCACTCCGGAGTTGGGTTGCCGACGGAGCAGCCATCATGCACCCGGACTACCGCTGGCACGAGCTGGCGCAAACCTGGCAGACCAGTGGCGCCGGCGAGGAATTCGTGCGGCAAGCGACCGATATCGACACCCGCATGGGCAGCTCCATCCTCGATCTCTACCGTTCCGCCACCCCCAATCCCTACCGCGACTGGGGGCCCGACCTGAAGCGCTCCACCGCGCCCGGACTCGTCATCACGCCGCTGCAGGACCCCTACGACGACTACCAACCGGCCGCCGAGGTTGCCCGGCAGCTCGCGGCGAACCATTACCTGATGCCGGACGCGGGCCACTGGTGGATGGTCGAGCGCCCGGCGGCGGCAGCCGAAGCGCTGCAAGACTTCTGGACCTCACTGTTTCCCGGCCACGGACCTCAGCTTTCCTGGTGA
- a CDS encoding endonuclease/exonuclease/phosphatase family protein, with product MFTTATGTVKAFAGTVDSDAERLKSAIALYRVMDAENAEELMLQNSNMLDFLSTHLTRTKGDKHAGDQADQIAKLRGLVADIRNGNVVVGGDFNAEAGGDSPSAQEIRNFDLDGFDTKAGTIHDGPGGQPKGTSEQHYPIDHVLPRGVGSTPAERWDRGESDHDGQRVDVTMPAW from the coding sequence GTGTTCACGACTGCCACGGGCACCGTGAAGGCGTTCGCGGGCACGGTTGATTCGGATGCCGAGCGGTTGAAATCGGCGATCGCGCTCTACCGGGTGATGGACGCCGAGAACGCCGAGGAACTGATGCTCCAGAACAGCAACATGCTCGATTTCCTCAGCACTCACCTCACCCGCACCAAGGGTGATAAACACGCAGGCGATCAGGCCGACCAGATCGCCAAGCTACGTGGCCTGGTCGCCGATATCCGCAACGGCAATGTGGTGGTCGGTGGTGACTTCAATGCCGAGGCCGGCGGCGACAGCCCGTCTGCGCAGGAGATCCGGAACTTCGACCTGGATGGTTTCGACACCAAGGCAGGCACCATCCACGACGGTCCCGGCGGGCAACCGAAGGGCACCTCGGAACAGCACTATCCGATCGACCATGTGCTGCCGCGCGGCGTCGGTTCCACCCCGGCCGAACGCTGGGATCGCGGCGAATCCGACCACGACGGTCAGCGGGTGGATGTGACAATGCCCGCTTGGTAA
- a CDS encoding FAD-dependent monooxygenase — MSNALSVLVVGAGVAGIAAATALDRRGFSVDIVERRTQSPAGAGLFLPGNAVRALTELGLGAVLDADAAPIRTQRLLDHRGRELADIDMAQLWQGVAQPVGITHDRLRSALVDNLGLTIQAGVTVRELTESESGVEVSFSDGSSGHYDVVVGADGVHSELRRIVNPDAGVRYAGQICWRFVTANTAGIDNWTVWLGRGTTFLAVPVGKDRLYCYADLSTPEPAAVGAQLAQHFSHFDDQVRGLLAAPEAAGAYVSVIEEATDPTWRTRRVVLIGDAAHASSPTMAQGVAMSVEDALVLAESLCGSGEIEQRLERYRQRRLPRTQWVQARARRRDSTRSLAPAIRNTVLRLAAPRIYARDYGLLRAQP, encoded by the coding sequence ATGTCGAATGCGCTCAGCGTTCTCGTCGTCGGCGCGGGGGTCGCGGGGATAGCCGCCGCCACCGCGCTGGATCGCCGCGGATTCTCGGTCGACATCGTCGAGCGACGGACGCAGAGCCCGGCCGGGGCCGGACTTTTCTTGCCGGGCAATGCCGTTCGGGCACTGACAGAGCTCGGCCTCGGTGCCGTCCTGGACGCGGACGCCGCACCGATCCGCACCCAGCGACTACTGGACCATCGGGGTCGCGAGCTCGCCGACATCGACATGGCCCAGCTGTGGCAAGGCGTAGCGCAGCCGGTGGGCATCACCCATGACCGGCTCCGGTCGGCGCTCGTGGACAATCTCGGCCTGACCATCCAGGCGGGTGTCACCGTGCGGGAGTTGACCGAGTCCGAATCCGGTGTGGAGGTTTCGTTCAGCGACGGGAGCAGCGGTCACTACGACGTCGTGGTCGGGGCCGACGGGGTGCACTCCGAGTTGCGGCGCATCGTGAATCCGGATGCGGGCGTGCGCTACGCGGGTCAGATCTGCTGGCGGTTCGTCACCGCCAACACCGCGGGAATCGACAACTGGACCGTGTGGCTCGGACGCGGGACGACATTCCTCGCGGTGCCGGTCGGAAAGGATCGGCTGTACTGCTATGCCGATCTGTCGACGCCTGAACCGGCGGCAGTCGGTGCGCAACTGGCCCAGCACTTTTCCCACTTCGACGATCAGGTCCGCGGCCTGCTCGCGGCGCCGGAGGCAGCCGGGGCCTATGTCTCCGTCATCGAGGAAGCCACCGACCCGACCTGGCGGACCCGGCGCGTCGTACTGATCGGTGACGCCGCGCACGCGAGTTCACCCACTATGGCTCAGGGCGTGGCGATGTCGGTCGAGGACGCCCTCGTGCTGGCCGAATCACTCTGCGGGAGTGGCGAAATCGAGCAGCGGCTGGAGCGGTATCGGCAGCGGCGGCTCCCGCGCACCCAGTGGGTACAGGCGCGGGCGCGGCGGCGCGACAGCACCCGGAGCCTGGCCCCGGCGATTCGTAACACGGTGCTGCGCTTGGCTGCCCCTCGAATCTATGCGCGGGATTACGGACTGCTCCGCGCTCAGCCGTGA
- a CDS encoding LysE family translocator, which translates to MHAINWVGFFPAALLVSLIPGASQILGLNNAVRHGIPAALAGVGGRLAAFVVLVTLVVAGLGATLAASVTALTVIKWAGVAYLAWIGVQALRRAWRPAPAEAAVPAASTVRWRIVGNEFAVGISNPKALLLFAALLPQFAAESAGGFGTQIALLGAAYVGIELVVGLGYVIVGGLIGATGFSARTSRRIDLGTGVCFLGLAGLLAADGA; encoded by the coding sequence ATGCACGCGATCAACTGGGTCGGGTTCTTCCCGGCCGCGCTGCTCGTCTCACTCATCCCCGGAGCCAGCCAGATCCTCGGCCTGAACAATGCTGTGCGCCACGGCATTCCCGCTGCCCTGGCCGGCGTGGGCGGACGGCTTGCCGCCTTCGTCGTGCTGGTCACGCTGGTGGTGGCCGGCCTCGGCGCGACGCTCGCGGCCTCGGTGACCGCGCTCACGGTGATCAAGTGGGCGGGTGTGGCCTATCTCGCCTGGATCGGCGTCCAGGCCTTACGGCGGGCTTGGCGGCCAGCGCCTGCCGAGGCGGCCGTACCGGCCGCGAGCACGGTCCGGTGGCGGATCGTCGGGAACGAATTCGCCGTCGGGATCAGCAATCCGAAGGCGCTGCTGCTCTTCGCCGCGCTGCTACCGCAGTTCGCCGCCGAATCGGCAGGCGGGTTCGGGACTCAGATCGCGCTGCTCGGTGCGGCTTACGTGGGCATCGAGCTCGTGGTGGGCCTCGGCTATGTCATCGTCGGCGGTCTGATCGGCGCGACCGGCTTCTCGGCCCGGACCTCGCGCCGGATCGATCTCGGTACCGGAGTGTGCTTCCTCGGCCTGGCCGGACTGCTCGCCGCGGACGGCGCCTGA
- a CDS encoding thioredoxin domain-containing protein codes for MSDSRPNYTPRPMSSATTYALGALALVVVVAIAIVAVRNGRQDELPVRNDGYGAVHNAAVVSVLGADGTILLGRPDAAKTIDIFEDPLCPACAMVERAYGQELAQRVDDGKLAIRYHYVNFLDKQSGSGDYSTRAIAAVECVAAAGSGPVYSQFQHTLFTSKQPKEGGDSDLTNQQLADIARESGAPADAVQCVVSGAKVEAAKANAKIASDALKVLNDGKVATPSVFDGTNRQDMNNHNWVAEVAGA; via the coding sequence GTGAGCGATTCGCGTCCGAATTACACCCCGCGCCCGATGTCCAGCGCGACCACCTACGCGCTCGGCGCCCTCGCCCTGGTTGTCGTCGTCGCCATCGCGATCGTCGCGGTCCGAAACGGCCGTCAGGATGAGTTGCCCGTCCGCAACGACGGCTACGGCGCGGTCCACAACGCCGCCGTGGTTTCCGTCCTCGGCGCCGACGGGACGATCCTGCTCGGCCGCCCCGACGCCGCGAAGACCATCGACATCTTCGAGGACCCACTCTGCCCCGCCTGCGCCATGGTCGAACGCGCCTACGGCCAGGAACTCGCGCAGCGGGTCGACGACGGCAAACTCGCCATCCGCTACCACTACGTGAACTTCCTGGACAAGCAGTCCGGCAGCGGCGACTACTCCACCCGCGCCATCGCCGCCGTCGAATGCGTCGCCGCCGCCGGTTCCGGGCCCGTCTACTCCCAGTTCCAGCACACCTTGTTCACCAGCAAGCAGCCCAAGGAAGGCGGCGACAGCGATCTCACCAACCAGCAGCTCGCCGACATCGCCCGCGAATCCGGGGCACCTGCCGACGCGGTCCAATGCGTCGTGTCCGGCGCGAAAGTCGAAGCCGCCAAGGCCAATGCCAAAATCGCCAGCGATGCTCTGAAGGTTCTGAACGACGGAAAGGTCGCCACCCCTTCGGTTTTCGACGGGACGAACCGTCAAGACATGAACAATCACAACTGGGTCGCCGAGGTGGCCGGAGCGTAA
- a CDS encoding MFS transporter produces the protein MRRGRSRPEPLPVEIWVLVGGSFVIALGFGLVAPVLPQFARSFGVGVAAASAIVSAFALMRLLFAPFSGRLVQRLGERWVYLSGLLIVAVSTGASALAQTYWQLLVLRSVGGIGSTMFTVSALALVIRMSPPQQRGRVSGVWSTSFLVGSISGPLVGGALAGLGVRAPFVIYALALLAVTAAVYLALRNSKLAAPEVSGVLTVMSFRQALDRSEYRAVLWSNFANGAAIFGVRMALVPLLVVEVLKLPSGMAGVALTTFAAGNVAVLFLAGRGSDRFGRRPFLIAGALICAVGTAGLGFAPNLLWLLVTSVIAGIGSGMLTPSQQAALADIIGPKARGGPVLAGFQMAGDLGTVIGAVSVGALAEYTSYEVALTATGALLAAAAVAWLLVPEPMQRGAGMVDEPERPKVESG, from the coding sequence GTGCGGCGGGGCCGGAGTCGGCCCGAACCGCTGCCCGTCGAGATCTGGGTGCTGGTCGGGGGCTCGTTCGTCATCGCCCTCGGGTTCGGCTTGGTCGCACCTGTGCTGCCCCAGTTCGCGCGCAGCTTCGGGGTGGGCGTGGCCGCCGCGTCCGCGATCGTGAGCGCGTTCGCGTTGATGCGGTTGCTGTTCGCGCCGTTCAGCGGGCGGCTGGTGCAGCGGCTGGGGGAGCGCTGGGTGTATCTCAGCGGGCTGCTCATCGTGGCGGTGTCGACCGGTGCCAGTGCGCTGGCCCAAACCTATTGGCAGCTGCTGGTTCTGCGGTCGGTGGGCGGAATCGGGTCGACCATGTTCACCGTGTCCGCGCTGGCCCTGGTGATCCGGATGTCGCCGCCGCAGCAGCGCGGTCGGGTGTCCGGGGTGTGGTCGACCAGCTTCTTGGTGGGATCGATCAGCGGACCGCTGGTCGGTGGTGCGCTGGCCGGGCTCGGGGTGCGTGCGCCGTTCGTCATCTACGCGCTCGCGCTGCTCGCGGTGACCGCCGCGGTGTACCTGGCGTTGCGAAACTCGAAACTGGCCGCGCCCGAAGTGAGCGGCGTGCTGACGGTGATGTCTTTCCGGCAAGCGCTCGACCGCTCGGAGTACCGGGCGGTGCTGTGGTCGAACTTCGCCAACGGCGCCGCCATCTTCGGTGTGCGCATGGCGTTGGTGCCCTTGCTCGTCGTCGAGGTGCTGAAGCTGCCCAGCGGGATGGCCGGTGTCGCGCTGACGACGTTCGCGGCGGGCAATGTGGCGGTGCTGTTCCTCGCGGGGCGCGGCTCGGACCGGTTCGGGCGCAGGCCCTTCCTGATCGCCGGAGCATTGATCTGTGCGGTCGGCACCGCCGGGCTCGGGTTCGCCCCGAATCTGCTGTGGTTGCTGGTGACTTCGGTGATCGCCGGCATCGGATCCGGCATGCTCACCCCGAGTCAGCAGGCCGCGCTGGCCGACATCATCGGGCCGAAGGCGCGTGGCGGGCCGGTACTCGCCGGGTTCCAGATGGCCGGGGATCTCGGGACGGTGATCGGGGCGGTGTCCGTCGGCGCGCTGGCCGAATACACCTCCTATGAGGTGGCGCTGACCGCCACCGGGGCACTGCTCGCCGCCGCGGCCGTCGCGTGGTTGCTGGTGCCGGAGCCGATGCAGCGGGGCGCCGGGATGGTCGACGAGCCGGAGCGACCCAAAGTCGAGTCCGGCTGA
- a CDS encoding DUF222 domain-containing protein, translated as MFELDRLADLDFGAMGDEGLIDALREVHGVAAAAQAAEVGAVRELYRRHRARSVEPGPGGVRGGEFAATEAAVALHADEGTAAALIDIGLALEEVLPRTRKAFAAGRIDLAKVRVIVDSTRALTKEMVEVLEPRLIEAAGRTNPARLRQAARRWAARLDPGGAQRRREVRQEEREIRIRAVQDSMAVFDGLLPAPGAQTVAMRLREMSLQVCAQDPRTMPQRRADALVALADGSGSLRCGCGRGDRCPAQIEAETPRRPLIQIGIPADSLFGMQEAPALLAGYGPIDAALARILSEHARFEVIPECSPEPVAAAEAARLVREVRAIDGMCRFLGCVLPAAECELDARPTTNSPRSGLAVLCSRHHRLKSLSDNKKQPWRVWRADADRLQWTTPNGDIHTTIREGARYLFPHTDIDAPPAPPPIDSDPRRPSPFHADSPTPEDLAYPVTGPLHRQLRQITPEDEIPDTER; from the coding sequence ATGTTCGAACTCGATCGGCTGGCTGACCTGGACTTCGGGGCGATGGGTGACGAAGGACTCATCGACGCGTTGCGGGAGGTGCATGGGGTGGCCGCTGCTGCGCAGGCGGCGGAGGTGGGTGCGGTGCGGGAGTTGTATCGGCGGCATCGGGCGCGGAGTGTGGAGCCGGGGCCGGGTGGGGTGCGGGGTGGGGAGTTCGCGGCGACCGAGGCGGCGGTGGCGTTGCACGCCGATGAGGGGACGGCGGCGGCGCTGATCGATATCGGGCTGGCGCTCGAGGAGGTGCTGCCGCGGACGCGTAAGGCGTTCGCGGCGGGGCGGATCGATCTGGCGAAGGTGCGGGTGATCGTCGACAGCACGCGGGCCTTGACCAAGGAGATGGTCGAGGTGCTGGAGCCGCGGTTGATCGAGGCGGCGGGGCGGACGAATCCCGCGCGGTTGCGGCAGGCGGCGCGGCGGTGGGCGGCGCGGCTGGATCCCGGTGGGGCGCAACGACGCCGGGAAGTGCGGCAGGAGGAGCGGGAGATCCGGATCCGGGCCGTGCAGGACAGCATGGCGGTGTTCGACGGGTTGCTGCCGGCGCCGGGCGCGCAAACGGTGGCGATGCGTCTGCGGGAGATGAGCCTGCAGGTGTGCGCCCAGGATCCACGGACCATGCCGCAGCGCCGCGCAGACGCATTGGTCGCTCTGGCGGACGGCTCGGGCAGTCTGCGGTGTGGTTGCGGGCGTGGTGATCGCTGCCCGGCCCAGATCGAGGCCGAGACACCGCGCCGCCCGCTGATTCAGATCGGAATACCAGCCGATTCGCTGTTCGGCATGCAGGAGGCGCCGGCCCTCCTGGCGGGCTACGGACCCATCGACGCGGCCCTGGCGCGAATCCTGTCCGAACACGCGCGATTCGAGGTCATCCCGGAGTGCTCCCCGGAACCGGTGGCAGCCGCGGAAGCCGCCCGTCTGGTCCGCGAAGTACGCGCGATCGACGGAATGTGCCGCTTCCTGGGTTGCGTACTTCCGGCCGCCGAGTGCGAACTCGATGCGCGGCCCACCACCAATTCACCTCGATCCGGCCTCGCGGTGCTGTGTAGCCGCCACCACCGCCTGAAATCCTTGTCGGACAACAAGAAACAACCTTGGCGCGTCTGGCGCGCGGATGCCGACCGCCTGCAATGGACCACCCCGAACGGCGACATCCACACCACCATTCGCGAGGGTGCCCGATACCTCTTCCCGCACACCGACATCGACGCCCCGCCTGCGCCCCCGCCCATCGACTCCGATCCGCGCCGCCCCTCCCCCTTCCACGCGGACTCCCCAACCCCCGAAGACCTTGCCTACCCCGTGACAGGCCCCCTGCACCGCCAACTCCGCCAAATCACCCCCGAGGACGAAATCCCCGACACCGAACGGTAA
- a CDS encoding AfsR/SARP family transcriptional regulator yields the protein MSNTEMTLLRLSMLGPVEVWFGDEPVAIRQQKPQTLLAMLARNAGRVVSIDELIDGLWGVDDSPDSAVGAIRNFVWSVRRQLARHEDRADAVVSVRGGYRLALPVDTDAGAAERHRHAAEIARAAGNLAGAGREALAGLALWRGDPLSGLPGPWAAVERARLRRLRRTLQECSIEIDLAAGQFDRAIAEVEALRIIDPHCERLTALMMTALHDSGRRAEALAVYLEARQRLVTDLGLEPSAPLAALHQRILTDDGAPRRCASCAS from the coding sequence GTGTCGAACACGGAGATGACGTTGTTGCGGCTTTCGATGCTCGGACCTGTGGAGGTGTGGTTCGGGGACGAGCCGGTGGCGATCCGGCAGCAGAAGCCGCAGACGCTGCTGGCGATGCTGGCCCGGAACGCGGGCCGGGTGGTGTCGATCGACGAGCTGATCGATGGCCTGTGGGGTGTGGACGACAGTCCTGACTCGGCGGTCGGGGCCATCCGGAATTTCGTGTGGTCGGTGCGCCGGCAACTGGCCCGCCACGAAGACCGCGCCGACGCCGTGGTCTCGGTGCGCGGCGGCTACCGCCTGGCGCTGCCGGTCGACACCGATGCCGGTGCCGCCGAAAGACATCGGCACGCGGCGGAAATAGCCCGTGCCGCAGGCAATCTCGCGGGTGCGGGCCGGGAAGCACTGGCCGGACTGGCACTGTGGCGCGGCGACCCGCTGTCCGGGCTGCCGGGACCGTGGGCGGCGGTGGAGCGTGCGCGGCTACGCAGGCTGCGCCGCACCCTGCAGGAGTGCTCCATCGAAATCGACTTGGCGGCAGGCCAATTCGATCGCGCGATCGCGGAGGTCGAGGCTTTGCGGATCATCGATCCGCACTGCGAACGGTTGACGGCGCTGATGATGACGGCCCTGCACGACAGCGGCCGCCGGGCCGAGGCATTGGCGGTCTATCTGGAGGCCAGGCAGCGCCTGGTGACAGATCTGGGCCTGGAGCCGAGCGCCCCGCTGGCCGCACTGCACCAGCGCATCCTGACCGACGATGGCGCGCCGCGCCGCTGCGCAAGCTGCGCCTCCTGA
- a CDS encoding RDD family protein produces the protein MMTGASDGAGQRAETATVAPPAGRAFDTSATRSAIRRNMWFSWVFLLAGAACLPLTVLMLNAFDTPGASGARKVGVLAAEVTGVVGILGTVFGIAVVRISLRKRRSARRYPWVLWPINYIRAGRHEWVELLDRFGRPVSALILSTWPKDIGKLVNHKTETIWFAGNPEKYGVISRPGGADVRYAYLSKGRQPPRFSFRTDAGDGAVRQGEFTPDVSRHELVREHGKLRMKPIEEAAVPDRHGAKGDERYPSSRMLRRVLAFAFDWLVHLGVGLGLAAVLIPGFSVQAVGKLEWKYVGIALGFWLATSAVDRILLQGLFHTTIGKALFGLCVIRPDNGSFPSYGRLARVWLMNAYFSLMLPLALLGGDGPGPDNLDDYFLPAVRRRDVRPQPMLDR, from the coding sequence ATGATGACTGGAGCATCGGACGGGGCCGGGCAGCGAGCCGAGACCGCCACCGTGGCGCCGCCGGCGGGGCGGGCATTCGATACTTCGGCAACTCGATCTGCGATACGCAGGAATATGTGGTTCAGCTGGGTGTTTCTATTGGCCGGTGCCGCCTGTTTGCCTCTGACAGTGCTCATGTTGAATGCCTTCGATACTCCCGGCGCTTCCGGAGCAAGGAAAGTGGGGGTGCTGGCTGCCGAGGTCACCGGCGTGGTGGGCATTCTCGGTACCGTCTTCGGAATAGCGGTGGTGCGCATAAGCCTTCGGAAGCGGCGATCCGCCCGCCGCTATCCCTGGGTGCTCTGGCCTATCAACTACATCAGGGCCGGGCGCCATGAATGGGTCGAGTTGCTGGATCGTTTCGGCCGACCGGTCTCCGCGCTGATCCTGAGCACTTGGCCGAAGGACATCGGAAAGCTTGTCAACCACAAGACTGAAACGATCTGGTTCGCTGGCAACCCAGAAAAGTACGGTGTGATCTCGCGTCCAGGCGGAGCCGATGTTCGCTACGCCTACCTCTCCAAAGGCCGGCAACCGCCACGGTTCTCGTTTCGAACGGATGCCGGGGATGGTGCGGTCAGGCAGGGCGAGTTCACCCCGGATGTCTCGCGGCACGAATTGGTCCGCGAGCACGGCAAGTTGCGGATGAAGCCGATAGAAGAAGCGGCGGTGCCTGATCGCCATGGCGCGAAAGGCGATGAAAGGTACCCATCGTCACGCATGCTTCGCCGGGTATTGGCATTCGCCTTCGATTGGCTTGTGCACCTGGGCGTCGGGCTGGGTTTGGCGGCCGTTCTCATCCCGGGGTTTTCCGTCCAAGCTGTTGGAAAACTGGAGTGGAAGTACGTCGGTATCGCACTCGGGTTTTGGCTGGCAACGTCCGCGGTCGACCGCATTCTCCTTCAGGGTCTGTTTCACACCACCATTGGCAAAGCGTTGTTCGGGCTGTGCGTGATACGGCCCGACAACGGATCGTTTCCTTCCTACGGCAGGCTGGCACGGGTCTGGCTCATGAACGCCTACTTCTCGTTGATGCTGCCGCTGGCGCTACTCGGTGGCGACGGGCCCGGCCCCGACAATCTCGACGACTACTTCCTCCCCGCAGTCCGGCGACGAGATGTTCGGCCCCAGCCGATGCTCGATCGATAG